In a single window of the Campylobacter fetus subsp. testudinum 03-427 genome:
- a CDS encoding putative nitrous oxide-regulated protein (Pfam match to PF11756.4 YgbA_NO) has protein sequence MTNEKFLEQIETVAKFTQIYCDDHHKNEPKTISKFKTIYKGVNLNKFIEYNLCKECEHLLLYANEKLQNCPHEEKPKCRKCPHICYEKNELKYMIKVMKSSGIKLGLSRIKSFFKS, from the coding sequence ATGACAAATGAAAAATTTTTAGAACAGATCGAAACTGTGGCTAAATTTACACAAATTTACTGTGATGATCATCATAAAAACGAGCCAAAAACTATATCTAAATTTAAAACTATTTATAAAGGTGTAAATTTAAATAAATTTATAGAATATAACTTATGCAAAGAGTGCGAACATCTTCTTTTATACGCAAATGAAAAGCTACAAAACTGTCCGCACGAAGAAAAACCAAAATGCAGAAAATGTCCGCACATATGCTATGAAAAAAACGAGCTAAAATATATGATAAAAGTGATGAAAAGTAGTGGTATAAAGCTTGGATTATCAAGGATAAAATCATTTTTTAAAAGTTAA
- a CDS encoding diguanylate cyclase (Pfam match to PF00990.17 GGDEF) — MKQIIQEIKSESAKNVYHKLLVIYLLLLFTYCIVFAYSGMSFLLINGAITFAISIIIYDELYEEKYQSLINIWIQLSGTYNIVCDIIVMGWGYGFELFLVGLIAIYYSSAIKSSYFKIIIVMAQSITYLVLYYLLAHQDISYGNDNLKHISYISAFLAVVFVFFFLHQNLNIVGAVDILNLQRKKKDYQLIAEHDFLTGFYTRAPMREILTNRLNMLKNKELKSICIILCDLDNFKNINDTLGHIFGDTILSRVSASLKSSFIKYGKLCRWGGEEFLIVLENRNAADIKDIIESARLKVERLNPEGIKVSVTFGALYLTKIEEDFELEPTIRIVDELMYYGKSQGKNRLVFKNYEYKK; from the coding sequence ATGAAACAAATTATACAAGAAATCAAATCAGAATCGGCAAAAAACGTATATCATAAACTACTTGTGATATATTTATTATTGCTATTTACATATTGCATTGTATTTGCATATTCTGGTATGTCTTTTTTGCTCATAAATGGTGCGATAACATTTGCAATATCCATAATAATCTACGATGAATTATACGAAGAAAAATACCAATCACTTATAAATATCTGGATACAACTAAGCGGCACTTATAATATAGTTTGTGATATCATAGTCATGGGTTGGGGATATGGATTTGAGCTATTTTTAGTCGGTCTAATCGCGATATACTACTCATCTGCTATAAAAAGTAGTTATTTTAAAATCATAATTGTAATGGCACAATCCATAACTTATCTTGTTTTATACTATCTACTTGCTCATCAAGATATAAGCTATGGAAATGATAATTTAAAACATATATCATATATATCTGCATTTTTAGCAGTCGTATTTGTGTTCTTCTTTTTACATCAAAATTTAAATATAGTAGGCGCAGTAGATATTTTAAATTTGCAAAGAAAGAAAAAAGATTATCAACTCATAGCAGAACATGACTTTTTAACAGGATTTTACACTAGAGCTCCTATGCGCGAGATACTAACTAACCGCTTAAATATGCTAAAAAACAAAGAGTTAAAATCCATATGTATAATCCTATGCGACCTTGATAATTTTAAAAATATAAATGACACGTTGGGGCATATTTTTGGTGATACCATACTAAGCAGAGTTTCAGCTTCTTTAAAAAGTAGCTTTATAAAATATGGCAAACTTTGCAGATGGGGTGGAGAGGAGTTTTTAATAGTTTTAGAAAACAGAAATGCCGCAGATATAAAAGATATAATAGAATCAGCAAGACTAAAAGTAGAGAGATTAAATCCAGAAGGAATAAAAGTAAGCGTAACATTTGGCGCACTTTATCTCACGAAAATCGAAGAAGACTTTGAGTTAGAACCGACTATTCGCATTGTCGATGAGCTTATGTATTACGGAAAAAGTCAAGGAAAAAATAGACTGGTATTTAAAAATTATGAATATAAAAAGTGA
- a CDS encoding diguanylate cyclase (Pfam match to PF00990.17 GGDEF) produces the protein MNIKSDNLSTNLRTVLIMFLVASIGYFIAFISLKIYELAIVSIIGVFIYIFCIKTVDKNELEKAFFIAHIQILFSSSISVLILGWGYGFHIILIALISIMYIDIFRNRLISYMLVLSESIIYISLYFVYIFNEKEQPVPYYQDYFYVANFLFLIIMLLIISKILKSTDIAYFYQLKDDNDKFKNASQTDDLTGLINKRTLNLIIDNKRRSSMIIAMCDIDNFKQINDQFGHNTGDLVLKTLSNIFLDHTNKTDIVCRWGGEEFMIVSFDISKNDFVTKIQKIKFQISETIIKEGNETFNFSVTFGVSEVGNDKNLLIKQADDRLYKGKHGTKNCIISK, from the coding sequence ATGAATATAAAAAGTGATAATCTATCAACAAATTTAAGAACCGTGCTAATTATGTTTTTAGTAGCTAGCATAGGTTACTTTATAGCTTTTATTAGTTTAAAAATATATGAATTAGCGATTGTTAGCATAATCGGAGTATTTATATATATTTTTTGCATTAAAACAGTAGATAAAAATGAACTTGAAAAAGCATTTTTTATAGCTCATATACAAATTTTGTTTAGCTCTAGTATAAGTGTTTTGATACTTGGCTGGGGATATGGATTTCATATTATATTGATAGCTTTAATATCTATTATGTATATTGATATATTTAGAAATAGACTTATATCTTATATGCTGGTTTTATCGGAGTCCATTATCTACATATCGCTATACTTTGTATATATTTTCAATGAAAAAGAGCAGCCAGTGCCATATTATCAAGACTACTTTTATGTGGCGAATTTTTTATTTCTTATAATTATGCTTCTTATCATATCTAAAATACTCAAATCCACAGATATCGCATACTTTTATCAACTAAAAGATGATAATGATAAATTTAAAAATGCATCTCAAACTGATGATTTAACCGGACTTATAAACAAAAGAACATTAAATTTAATAATAGACAACAAAAGACGAAGTAGTATGATAATCGCTATGTGCGATATAGACAACTTCAAACAGATAAATGACCAGTTTGGACACAACACCGGAGATCTTGTTTTAAAAACATTATCAAATATATTTTTAGATCATACAAATAAAACAGATATAGTTTGCAGATGGGGTGGAGAGGAGTTTATGATAGTATCTTTTGATATAAGTAAAAACGATTTTGTAACCAAAATTCAAAAGATAAAATTTCAAATTAGTGAAACTATCATAAAAGAAGGCAATGAAACGTTTAATTTTAGTGTTACTTTTGGGGTATCTGAAGTAGGAAATGATAAAAATTTACTTATAAAACAAGCAGATGACAGATTATACAAAGGCAAACACGGTACAAAAAACTGCATTATTTCAAAATAA
- the dsbD gene encoding thiol:disulfide interchange protein DsbD (Pfam matches to PF02683.11 DsbD, and to PF11412.4 DsbC, and to PF13098.2 Thioredoxin_2), whose protein sequence is MHKLLISFILLFSTVFAEPLSVEDAFKVNITGDKTQGININLVVDKSVYLYKDKLKVKVADTDITEFLNLPKYEKHDEYDIYGGNFDLFIPEGLLKNFVSSNEFNIQLNYQGCAYSGFCYQPIESHYIVTYDGDKAQVKEISASKTISSNSNIDKKVSSDSQQDKIAKSFTDDGKLLTIVTFFGYGLLLSLTPCIFPMIPIVSSIIVSKTGQKPSAKTGFWISFVYVFFMSLAYALAGVLASVFGASVQGLLQIPSVIIGFSIIFVLLSFSMFGFYNIEMPKKIQNYINSKSEKKGGIIGVGVMGFLSALIVGPCVAAPLAGALLYIAKSGDALFGGIALFVMSIGMGVPLLLIGLGSSKLLPKPGFWMEEIKRIFGFLMLAMAVWMLDRVVGSEISNALYGALGIFFAVYLGAFNEAKDGATKFLKSSGILIFIVSIILVSIFSISTFAPNLNSYNNSAISKNSSDKVEFSYVSNLKDLEAAINSSQKPVMIDFWATWCVNCKELDEKTFTNPDVIKRLKDFTLIKIDVSDNTPEDIAMMRKYNVFGPPALIFYKDKKELDSKQLVGYVPYDEFLKHIDDI, encoded by the coding sequence TTGCATAAGCTACTTATTTCATTTATCTTGCTTTTTAGCACCGTTTTTGCTGAGCCTCTTAGCGTAGAAGATGCTTTTAAAGTCAATATCACAGGCGATAAAACGCAAGGTATAAATATCAATCTCGTAGTAGATAAAAGTGTTTATTTATATAAAGATAAACTTAAAGTTAAGGTTGCAGATACCGATATAACCGAGTTTTTAAATTTACCTAAATATGAAAAACACGATGAGTATGATATATATGGTGGTAATTTTGATCTATTTATACCAGAGGGTTTGCTCAAGAATTTTGTAAGTAGTAATGAATTTAATATACAATTAAATTACCAAGGTTGCGCTTATAGTGGATTTTGTTATCAGCCTATAGAGAGTCATTACATCGTTACTTATGATGGTGATAAAGCTCAAGTAAAAGAGATATCTGCTTCAAAAACTATATCTTCAAATTCTAATATAGATAAAAAAGTTAGCAGTGATTCACAACAAGATAAGATAGCAAAATCATTTACTGACGATGGCAAGCTTCTTACTATCGTCACGTTTTTTGGTTATGGTTTGCTTTTGTCTCTTACGCCTTGCATATTTCCTATGATTCCGATAGTTTCAAGCATAATAGTATCAAAAACAGGTCAAAAACCATCGGCTAAAACAGGTTTTTGGATAAGTTTTGTTTATGTATTTTTTATGTCGTTAGCTTACGCTTTAGCAGGAGTTTTGGCGAGCGTATTTGGCGCAAGTGTTCAAGGACTGCTTCAAATTCCAAGCGTTATCATAGGTTTTAGCATTATATTTGTTCTGTTATCGTTTTCTATGTTTGGATTTTACAACATCGAAATGCCTAAAAAAATTCAGAACTATATAAACTCAAAGAGTGAGAAAAAAGGTGGAATAATCGGCGTCGGCGTTATGGGATTTTTATCAGCTCTCATAGTTGGACCTTGCGTTGCTGCGCCACTTGCTGGAGCTCTTTTATACATAGCCAAAAGCGGAGATGCTCTTTTTGGAGGTATAGCTCTATTTGTTATGAGTATTGGTATGGGAGTTCCTCTTTTATTGATAGGTCTTGGTAGTTCAAAATTACTTCCAAAACCGGGATTTTGGATGGAAGAGATAAAAAGAATATTTGGATTTTTGATGCTTGCAATGGCTGTTTGGATGCTTGATAGAGTAGTTGGGTCTGAAATTTCAAATGCACTTTACGGAGCTCTTGGAATATTTTTTGCGGTATATCTAGGCGCGTTCAACGAAGCAAAAGACGGCGCTACTAAGTTTTTAAAATCATCTGGAATATTGATATTTATAGTTTCGATAATCTTAGTTTCTATATTTAGCATTTCTACTTTTGCTCCAAATTTAAATTCATATAATAATTCTGCGATATCAAAAAATAGCAGCGATAAAGTAGAGTTCAGTTATGTTTCAAATTTAAAAGATCTTGAAGCCGCTATAAATAGCAGTCAAAAACCTGTTATGATCGATTTTTGGGCTACTTGGTGCGTAAATTGTAAAGAGCTTGATGAGAAAACATTTACAAATCCAGATGTTATAAAAAGATTAAAGGATTTCACTCTTATCAAGATAGACGTTTCTGATAATACTCCTGAAGATATAGCTATGATGAGAAAATACAACGTTTTTGGTCCGCCTGCACTTATATTTTATAAAGATAAAAAAGAGCTAGACTCAAAACAGCTTGTAGGTTACGTGCCTTATGACGAATTTTTAAAACATATAGATGATATTTAA
- the ppk2 gene encoding polyphosphate kinase 2 (Pfam match to PF03976.10 PPK2) encodes MEEKKDDFVMVKVKKSTLKYEKELRQLQIELLKFQNHVKATGLKVLIIIEGRDASGKGGVIKRLTEHMNPRGCRVVALEKPSDVERTQWYFQRYSDHLPSAGEIVIFDRSWYNRAGVEPVMGFCTQEQHKEFLRQVPKFEEMLVSSGILLFKFYFSVSKDEQKKRFKDRKTDPLKQFKLSTVDQKSQELWDQYTVAKYSMLLASNTPYAPWTIIVSNDKKKARLNTFRYLLSNVEYDKKISNDDMKIDDKIVKTGSTEIRLMEENLRNENLKQING; translated from the coding sequence ATGGAAGAAAAAAAAGATGATTTTGTTATGGTGAAAGTAAAAAAATCTACACTAAAATACGAAAAAGAACTTAGACAACTACAAATCGAACTTCTCAAATTTCAAAATCATGTAAAAGCAACAGGTCTAAAAGTACTAATTATAATAGAAGGAAGAGACGCGTCAGGAAAAGGCGGCGTCATCAAAAGACTTACTGAGCATATGAATCCTAGAGGATGTAGAGTTGTCGCTTTGGAAAAACCAAGCGATGTTGAGCGAACTCAGTGGTATTTTCAAAGATATTCAGATCATCTTCCAAGCGCCGGCGAGATAGTGATATTTGATAGAAGTTGGTACAACCGTGCAGGAGTTGAGCCTGTGATGGGATTTTGTACTCAAGAGCAACATAAAGAGTTTTTAAGACAAGTTCCTAAATTTGAAGAAATGTTGGTAAGTTCTGGAATTTTACTATTTAAATTTTACTTCTCTGTCTCAAAAGATGAACAAAAAAAACGCTTCAAAGATAGAAAAACAGATCCACTAAAACAGTTCAAACTATCTACAGTAGATCAAAAAAGTCAAGAACTATGGGATCAATATACGGTCGCAAAATACTCAATGCTACTAGCTTCAAACACTCCTTACGCACCATGGACAATCATAGTTAGCAACGATAAGAAAAAAGCTAGACTAAACACATTTAGATATCTATTAAGCAATGTTGAATATGATAAAAAAATAAGCAATGACGATATGAAAATAGATGACAAAATAGTCAAAACAGGAAGTACTGAGATAAGACTTATGGAAGAAAATCTTAGAAATGAGAATTTAAAACAGATAAACGGATAA
- the dnaK gene encoding DnaK system heat shock chaperone (Pfam match to PF00012.16 HSP70), whose product MSKVIGIDLGTTNSCVSIYERGESKVIPNKEGKNTTPSVVAFTDKGEILVGDTAKRQAVTNPEKTIFSIKRIMGLMMNEKNAGEAKNRLPYHIVDRNGACAVEISGKTYTPQEISAKVLMKLKEDAEAFLGESVVDAVITVPAYFNDSQRKATKEAGTIAGLNVLRIINEPTAAALAYGLDKKEAEKIVVYDLGGGTFDVTVLETGDSVVEVLATGGNAFLGGDDFDNRLIDFLVSEFKSETGIDLKNDVMALQRLKEAAENAKKELSSAMETTINLPFITADATGPKHLTKTLSRAKFEGMIDDLVGETITKINEVVKDAGISKSDIKEVVMVGGSTRVPLVQEEVKKAFSKELNKSVNPDEVVAIGAAIQGAVIKGDVKDVLLLDVTPLSLGIETLGGVMSKLIEKGTTIPTKKSQTFSTAEDNQSAVTINVLQGEREFAKDNKSLGNFNLEGIMPAPRGVPQIEVTFDIDANGILTVSAKDKASGKAQNITISGSSGLSEEEINKMVNDAEAHKEDDKKRKEAVEARNAADSLAHQTEKSLSEMGEKIPAEDRAKIEAALNDLKEVLKDESASKEQIDVKVKALSEVSHKLAEAMYKDQNAGADGDTAQKKKKDDDVIDAEVE is encoded by the coding sequence ATGAGTAAAGTAATAGGAATAGACTTAGGAACAACAAATTCATGCGTAAGCATATATGAAAGAGGCGAAAGCAAAGTTATACCAAATAAAGAAGGTAAAAATACGACTCCTTCAGTAGTAGCTTTCACCGATAAAGGTGAGATCTTAGTGGGCGATACTGCAAAGCGTCAAGCAGTAACAAACCCTGAAAAGACTATATTTTCTATAAAAAGAATTATGGGTCTTATGATGAATGAGAAAAATGCCGGGGAAGCAAAAAATCGTCTTCCGTATCATATAGTAGATAGAAATGGTGCGTGCGCCGTTGAGATATCAGGTAAAACATATACTCCACAAGAAATTTCGGCTAAGGTTCTTATGAAATTAAAAGAAGATGCAGAGGCGTTTTTAGGTGAGAGCGTTGTGGATGCTGTTATCACCGTGCCTGCGTACTTTAATGATAGCCAAAGAAAAGCTACAAAAGAAGCAGGAACTATCGCAGGACTAAATGTACTTCGTATCATAAATGAGCCAACAGCCGCAGCTCTTGCCTATGGTCTTGATAAAAAAGAGGCTGAAAAAATCGTAGTTTATGACTTAGGTGGTGGTACATTTGATGTAACCGTGCTTGAAACAGGCGATAGCGTAGTTGAAGTTTTAGCAACTGGTGGTAACGCGTTTTTAGGCGGTGATGACTTTGATAATAGACTTATCGACTTTTTAGTAAGTGAGTTCAAAAGTGAAACTGGAATCGATCTAAAAAATGACGTAATGGCTCTTCAAAGATTAAAAGAAGCTGCTGAAAATGCGAAAAAAGAGTTAAGTAGTGCTATGGAAACAACTATAAATCTTCCATTTATCACAGCTGACGCGACAGGACCAAAACACCTTACAAAAACTCTTAGCAGAGCTAAATTTGAAGGTATGATAGACGACTTAGTAGGTGAAACTATCACAAAAATAAATGAAGTTGTCAAAGACGCTGGTATAAGCAAAAGCGATATAAAAGAAGTAGTTATGGTGGGTGGTTCGACTCGTGTTCCTCTAGTGCAAGAAGAAGTCAAAAAAGCATTTAGTAAAGAGCTAAACAAATCAGTAAATCCTGATGAAGTAGTCGCTATCGGAGCTGCTATACAAGGCGCTGTTATAAAAGGCGATGTAAAAGATGTGCTTTTGCTTGATGTTACTCCATTAAGCCTTGGTATCGAAACTCTTGGTGGAGTTATGAGCAAACTTATAGAAAAAGGAACTACAATTCCTACTAAAAAGTCTCAAACTTTCTCAACTGCTGAAGACAATCAAAGCGCGGTTACTATAAACGTGCTTCAAGGTGAGCGTGAGTTTGCAAAAGACAACAAAAGTCTAGGTAACTTCAATCTTGAAGGCATTATGCCAGCACCTCGTGGCGTACCGCAAATCGAAGTTACGTTTGATATAGACGCAAACGGAATTTTAACTGTTTCAGCAAAAGATAAGGCTAGCGGTAAAGCTCAAAACATTACTATAAGCGGCTCAAGCGGTCTTAGCGAAGAAGAGATAAATAAAATGGTAAATGACGCTGAAGCACACAAAGAAGATGATAAAAAGAGAAAAGAAGCAGTAGAAGCTAGAAATGCAGCCGATAGTTTAGCTCACCAAACTGAAAAATCTCTAAGCGAAATGGGTGAGAAAATCCCAGCTGAAGATAGAGCAAAGATCGAAGCGGCTTTGAATGATCTAAAAGAGGTATTAAAAGATGAAAGTGCTTCAAAAGAGCAAATCGATGTAAAAGTGAAAGCTTTAAGTGAAGTTAGCCATAAACTAGCCGAAGCTATGTATAAAGATCAAAATGCAGGTGCTGATGGCGATACCGCGCAGAAAAAGAAAAAAGACGATGACGTTATAGACGCAGAAGTCGAATAA
- the grpE gene encoding DnaK system nucleotide exchange factor GrpE (Pfam match to PF01025.15 GrpE): MSEDTNKNENIDNIPDNFDDNVSFTKLNEDVKDELALAKESLMRATADFENIKKRLEREKGEAVKFANESFARDLLPVIDALEIASNLQGGDDEIANKIKDGINLTIEQFKKCFEKYGIKEISTDAEFNPEIHNAINYIETDEVESGKIAGVYQKGYLYNDRVLRPSMVVIAK, from the coding sequence ATGAGCGAAGATACCAACAAAAATGAAAATATAGATAATATACCAGATAACTTTGATGATAATGTAAGTTTTACTAAGCTCAATGAAGATGTAAAAGATGAGTTGGCTTTAGCAAAAGAGAGCTTGATGAGAGCTACTGCGGATTTTGAAAATATCAAAAAGCGCTTAGAGCGAGAAAAGGGTGAAGCTGTTAAATTTGCAAATGAGAGCTTTGCAAGAGATCTGCTTCCAGTCATCGATGCTTTGGAGATCGCTTCAAATTTACAAGGCGGTGATGATGAGATAGCAAATAAGATAAAAGACGGCATAAACTTAACCATAGAACAGTTTAAGAAATGTTTTGAAAAATACGGAATCAAGGAGATTAGCACCGATGCAGAGTTTAATCCAGAAATTCACAACGCTATAAATTATATAGAAACAGATGAGGTAGAAAGTGGTAAGATAGCTGGAGTTTATCAAAAAGGTTATCTATATAATGATAGAGTTTTAAGACCGTCTATGGTCGTGATAGCCAAATAA
- the hrcA gene encoding heat-inducible transcription repressor, which translates to MKVDKRDLILESIIRAYLEANEPIGSSELGTRMSTSIPASTIRVYFKKLSDEGAITQLHISGGRIPTVSTMQFYWQNRLKFDNNFIINDSDILNFLVYNFGIYCMIFGAGKLTLKEILNLKDRFLVLDFESESIVIKFNPKVEKFLNNLVGISLEELDRITMQVGLSELRAKIKELKRSRIYFQENEKVAFEICKDERIKTILDPAFEHYFRSNLAFKPVFDSGYMGIKTDVTYEGKNAVMICAGSVYSDYEKFLNSIKEAA; encoded by the coding sequence ATGAAGGTAGATAAAAGAGATCTGATATTAGAATCAATCATACGTGCTTACTTAGAAGCAAATGAGCCTATAGGTTCAAGCGAACTCGGAACTCGTATGAGTACTAGCATACCGGCATCTACGATTAGGGTTTATTTCAAAAAGCTAAGCGATGAAGGAGCTATAACTCAGCTTCACATAAGCGGTGGGCGTATTCCTACGGTTTCAACTATGCAGTTTTACTGGCAAAATAGACTTAAATTTGATAATAATTTTATCATAAATGATAGTGATATTTTAAATTTTTTGGTCTATAATTTTGGTATTTACTGTATGATTTTTGGCGCAGGAAAACTAACATTGAAAGAGATCTTGAATTTAAAAGATAGATTTTTAGTTCTGGATTTTGAAAGCGAGAGTATAGTTATTAAATTTAATCCTAAAGTAGAGAAATTTTTAAATAATTTAGTAGGAATTAGCCTTGAAGAGCTTGATAGGATAACTATGCAAGTCGGTCTTAGTGAGCTTAGAGCTAAAATAAAAGAGCTAAAAAGAAGTAGAATTTACTTCCAAGAAAATGAAAAAGTTGCATTTGAAATATGTAAAGATGAGAGGATAAAAACTATCTTAGATCCTGCTTTTGAACACTATTTCAGATCGAATTTAGCTTTTAAACCGGTTTTTGATTCTGGTTATATGGGAATTAAAACTGATGTTACTTATGAGGGTAAAAATGCTGTAATGATCTGCGCTGGTAGTGTTTATAGCGATTATGAGAAATTTTTAAATAGTATTAAGGAGGCAGCATGA
- a CDS encoding hypothetical protein (Pfam match to PF01381.18 HTH_3), translating into MIKVSNIFNILHNAVESQNLGNKISQSQMAERLGVSMRTYQDWRLGTTSPQAAMAICKMLCELDDEEALHTIKKIKKALGNRFE; encoded by the coding sequence ATGATAAAAGTTAGCAATATTTTTAATATATTACATAACGCCGTTGAGAGCCAAAATCTTGGAAATAAAATATCTCAATCGCAAATGGCTGAACGATTAGGAGTATCTATGAGAACATACCAAGACTGGAGACTGGGTACTACAAGTCCGCAAGCTGCTATGGCTATATGCAAAATGCTTTGCGAACTCGATGATGAAGAGGCTCTCCATACTATTAAAAAAATAAAAAAGGCTTTAGGAAACCGCTTTGAGTAA
- a CDS encoding oligoribonuclease NrnB — translation MKIYHLSHTDLDGYSAQLVTSFYLKNIKFYNSNYGKEIDDKFTHILSQIGDEKAIVLITDLNLTMQQCMHYENLISDKNIKLILLDHHQTGLECADKFEWYYMDSKRCATKITYDFFSSMFGADERLESYCNVVNAVDIWLKDDPNFELGKVCMGIIAGAREINKVLFEEKHMEYMFYLMNSFMEFIGQNNAHIKLDDEIHHIKKAFFKFKNDDTLSNLNSSYLVRLLSFEKDKFTIDYRGHKGVLTHNIGSTSIIGNDFLVANPDYDFFLDVTSKKTFSFRANGNLDVSLMAKELVDGGGHINASGGFFTGFKDSYNYELVKSQITQLIEKKTGVTK, via the coding sequence ATGAAAATTTACCACCTCAGTCACACGGATTTAGATGGATATTCAGCTCAGTTAGTGACTAGTTTTTATCTTAAAAATATCAAATTTTATAACTCAAACTATGGAAAAGAGATAGACGATAAATTTACTCATATTTTATCTCAAATAGGCGACGAAAAAGCTATTGTATTGATAACGGATCTAAATTTAACTATGCAGCAATGCATGCATTATGAGAATTTAATAAGCGATAAAAATATAAAACTTATACTACTAGATCATCACCAAACAGGGCTTGAGTGTGCGGATAAATTTGAGTGGTACTATATGGATTCTAAAAGATGTGCAACTAAGATTACGTATGATTTTTTTAGTTCTATGTTCGGTGCTGATGAAAGGCTTGAGTCTTACTGTAATGTTGTAAATGCGGTAGATATATGGTTAAAAGATGATCCAAATTTCGAGCTTGGCAAGGTTTGTATGGGCATTATAGCTGGAGCAAGAGAGATAAATAAGGTGCTTTTTGAGGAGAAACATATGGAGTATATGTTTTATTTGATGAACTCTTTTATGGAATTTATAGGACAAAATAATGCTCACATAAAGCTAGATGACGAGATACATCATATAAAAAAGGCGTTTTTTAAATTTAAAAACGATGACACGCTTAGCAATCTCAACTCATCTTATCTTGTAAGACTTTTAAGCTTTGAAAAAGATAAATTTACTATAGATTACAGAGGTCACAAAGGCGTTCTAACGCATAATATAGGTAGTACGTCTATTATCGGAAATGACTTTTTGGTGGCGAATCCAGATTATGATTTCTTTTTAGATGTTACTAGCAAAAAAACATTTAGTTTTAGAGCAAATGGAAATTTAGATGTTAGTTTGATGGCAAAAGAGTTGGTAGATGGAGGAGGGCATATAAATGCTAGTGGTGGATTTTTTACCGGATTTAAGGATAGTTATAACTATGAGTTGGTAAAATCTCAAATAACACAGCTTATAGAGAAAAAAACAGGAGTGACAAAATGA